The Dermacentor andersoni chromosome 1, qqDerAnde1_hic_scaffold, whole genome shotgun sequence genomic interval ggtgagttggacagccaagagatcgaaatccgctggtttcctgcgcacatggggtctgtcgatccatctcggaagaatttaaacgagatggctaacgcagctgcacgaggacttactatccgtgcactacgcgaccaggaccttaataatatacaggagaacagggaccaattactaacatataatgaaatcacgaggcattattacatgaacagaagggaattcccaatgccacacgctaagctcaatagagctcaagcggtgactctgagattgttgcaaacaagaacttatccaagtccaaactttattaacaagatatatcctgaaagagagataccaatcaattgcgagaagtgtaatggcatcattactctggatcacatgctttggcagtgtcctgtgactttcacagactgtgacaaggagagagactggtggcagcgagtcctacacagtggaggtcttttcgatcaagtacaggccgtccagaaggcccatgatacggcggtaaggttaaaccttactgtcccgacgtgggagccgcctgcgtcaacctaagggttgatcttcaggacattaaataaagttcatcataccatactttctttttccatcattgctgatgctgctgctgctgctggcaaaTTGTGACCATGTTCTGCAATGTGGTATGCGCCACTTGTGAGCTAACGCTTACTGTTTCAGACTCTATCATTGAATGTAGTGACTCTACTTATAAATTTCACACCGGGAAATGCTCAGGAATCTCGGACATGACAATTAGGTCAAAAGGAGATGCATACCGCCTGGCTAGGCGCTGCACGTCTTGTAGACGGCAGAAATTACGTGTGCAACCTAACAAATCTAGTGATGATTTTGACGCGCAAGACGGGCGGCAGTTGTTAATGACAATTAAAGGAACGCTTGACCAGCTGTTGCCACTCCGAGAGGTAGTTGAAGGCATTGAAGACACTTTACAATTTCTGAGCGAACAGTACGATGAACTGCGACAACGAACGGAGCGAAATGAGATCAAAGATGTAAAACGCAGAACCGAAAGACTTGACAGAAACGAGAGTGACGTCAATCAGCTTCACGCTGAAATCGACCAACTTGAATGGAGGAGCTACCGCTTAAACCTGGACTTTCATGGGATTCAACACTCTGAAAAAGAAAGCCTGCTCGAAAAGCTAAACGAAGTAGCCGTGCAGCTCGTAGTTCCACGGCTCTCAGAAAACGACGTTGTTTCAGTGCACCGGCTGCcgtcaaagaaagaaaagataccgGGTATAATCTGTTGCTTCGCGAAACAAGCCGATAGGGACCGCTGGTGGCAAAGCAGAAAGAAGTTGCGTGAATCGAAATACGACGTATTCCTGCTTGAAAATGTGACAAAAAGGACCCGTGATTCGCTCTTTATGACAAAGATATGGGCGAAGCGAGCAAACTACAGATATGTGTGGCCCAGCAACGGCCACGTTCTTGTCCGAAAAGCCGATGGTGAACGCGCAGTAGCTGTTTCTACCGACAGGGATCTTGATAAGCTCGCTTAAAAACAGTTCTTGATAACGACGACTTGTGCAAGTGGGGAGACTTACATACTTCCACAAGTATTCAGTCAGCATATAGGTAAAAAATTTCTGCAATCCTTTAAACCCTTTCATCTAAACATCCGGTCAGTTTCAAATACGAAAAACGACCTCTGCTTGTTTTTTGAACAGATAGGCCAATCATTTGATACGATACTGTTAACAGAAACATGGTCAATGAACGATGCGGATATTTTCCGTGTCCCAAATTGCAGTACCTTCTGCTTAAATCGGCCATACTCTCGCGGAGGTGGAGTATGCATCCTGGTAAAGGAAGTATTCCAGTGTGACTTACTGCCCGAACTTACCGCAACAACTGGCTATGAAATTCTAGCAATAAAAATGCATAACACCATTATTATAGTGTGTTATCGCCCTCCCAATGGCAGCGTTAGCAATTTTTTGATAAATTAGAAGAAATCTTTGAGTTTGTTAATAAAAATCGGTTTGATTTAATTTACGGCGGAGACATCAATATTAATATGATGAAAAGCAATTCCCAAACTTTACAGTTAGATCTTGTCCTGAAAATGAGTGGTTTAGTGAACGTAATGAACTTGCCGACTAAAGTTACGGAAAATTCGTTATCTTTAATTGATATTTTTTTCACAAATCTCATCCCTGAAAAAGTTAAGGCGGGTGTATTTGCCTATGTGTATTAAGGCGGGTGTATTTGCCTAGGTGGGCTCGGTGGCATTGCCACGA includes:
- the LOC126518657 gene encoding uncharacterized protein; protein product: MADIRMDDELSSETEDGEERMGWQVVTNRRSRSAKKTWGAGGAANLIQESQGKEIANKGAAGADKLKRRIVKASRMPQLPEEHRKIIVRPRGGLNLNKVSTAIGEAVVEAAGLTADQAKEDIVYSIIECSDSTYKFHTGKCSGISDMTIRSKGDAYRLARRCTSCRRQKLRVQPNKSSDDFDAQDGRQLLMTIKGTLDQLLPLREVVEGIEDTLQFLSEQYDELRQRTERNEIKDVKRRTERLDRNESDVNQLHAEIDQLEWRSYRLNLDFHGIQHSEKESLLEKLNEVAVQLVVPRLSENDVVSVHRLPSKKEKIPGIICCFAKQADRDRWWQSRKKLRESKYDVFLLENVTKRTRDSLFMTKIWAKRANYRYVWPSNGHVLVRKADGERAVAVSTDRDLDKLA